The proteins below are encoded in one region of Bombus vancouverensis nearcticus chromosome 8, iyBomVanc1_principal, whole genome shotgun sequence:
- the Noc2 gene encoding nucleolar complex protein 2 — protein sequence MMKIKKEKSVKRKTKKLVTKKRKQLKDATMDDFFNQTFEDEINGNDNNEQGENTYEDDAGSSESDMDPVEHKKSLMRLKDTDPEFYKYLKENDKNLLEFNISDEDDDINNDDKSSLNELDTKHIPSSRLEVASDESDYEMDQGSEIRDKRKITLKLLKTWQEDIQKDKSSKTIKCAVEAFHAALHTVAESADPQLLQYKVEGGAVFNEVVQLCILYLPGAFKRYLKLSSETQPQIHKLKRFGKVKNILKSYLTDLIKILQNVTSSNILTILLKHLHQMLPYTQSFSSLTKPLLKILLKFWSTGEESVRVVSFLSILRIATSNQESVLEILFKTMYVKYVENSKFVSLTTLPAINFMRHSLVEIYLLDSNLAYNHAFLYIRQLAIHLRNAMTLKKKEHFQAVYNWQYINSLRFWSELINLSKSDSMLHSLLYPLVQIIIGTIKVIPTPQYYPLRFHCLQMLIDISRETGKFIPVLPFLLEILNSYDFNKKHKAVSMKPIPFICILRMSKSQLQENGFKDNVIDSIYKLILENAAKDSHTVYFPDLYIPCIIQLKAFLKKCHIANYCRKMKQLLDKIAENRKYIETERNKTAIDLKNMQEITNWENKIKVQGTSLSKFYESWIKIHQSQKLKLLTKNEDIAEYSLPTIRKLKKGIEDKEESSDESEFDMRIKSDERKSDEDEKHSRPKRKKLKVSKAIKDIDLPKENTDIVQDINSDDWD from the exons ATGatgaagataaaaaaagaaaaatctgtgaagagaaaaacaaaaaaacttGTTACAAAGAAGAGAAAGCAATTAAAAGATGCAACTATGGATGACTTCTTTAATCAAACTTTTGAGGACGAAATAAATGGCAATGATAATAATGAACAAG GTGAAAATACCTATGAAGATGATGCTGGAAGTAGCGAAAGTGACATGGATCCAGTAGAACATAAGAAGTCTTTAATGAGATTGAAGGATACAGATCCtgagttttataaatatttaaaagaaaatgataaaaatcttTTAGAATTTAATATATCAGACGAGGATGATGATATTAATAATGATGATAAATCTTCATTAAATGAATTAGATACAAAACATATACCTAGTAGTCGTTTAGAg GTTGCTAGCGATGAGAGTGATTATGAAATGGATCAAGGTAGTGAAATAAGGGACAAACGAAAAATcacattgaaattattaaaaacatgGCAAGAAGACATTCAAAAAGACAA ATCATCTAAAACGATTAAATGTGCTGTAGAAGCTTTCCATGCCGCATTACACACTGTAGCTGAATCTGCTGATCCACAATTATTACAATATAAAGTAGAGGGTGGTGCAG tgTTTAATGAAGTTGTACAACTGTGTATACTGTATTTACCGGGTGCATTTAAGCGTTATTTAAAACTGAGTTCGGAAACTCAACCTCAAATTCATAAGCTTAAACGGTttggaaaagtaaaaaatattctcAAGTCATATTTAACAGATTTAATTAAG attttACAAAATGTAACGTCGTCTAATATTCTCACAATCCTTTTAAAACATTTACATCAAATGTTACCATATACACAGTCATTTTCATCATTAACTAAGCCATTATTGAAgattttgttgaaattttggtCAACTGGGGAAGAGTCTGTGCGTGTTGTTTCTTTTTTGAGCATATTACGTATTGCGACCAGCAATCAAGAATCTgttttagaaatattatttaag ACGATGTATGTAAAATATGTTGAAAATTCTAAATTTGTATCCCTCACAACTTTACCTGCAATAAATTTTATGAGACATTCTTTAGTTGAAATATATCTGCTTGATAGTAATTTAGCTTACAATCACGCTTTCTTATATATTAGACAGCTAGCTATTCATTTAAGAAATGCTATGActttaaaaaaaaag GAACATTTTCAAGCTGTGTACAATTGGCAGTACATAAATTCATTGAGATTTTGGTCAGAATtgataaatttatcaaaaagtGATTCCATGTTACATTCACTTTTATATCCTCTTGTACAA ATTATCATAGGAACTATCAAAGTAATACCAACGCCACAATATTATCCCCTGAGATTTCACTGTTTACAAATGTTAATAGATATTTCTAGAGAAACTGGAAAATTTATACCTGTATTACCATTTTTATTAGAG ATATTAAATTCCTACGATTTTAATAAGAAACATAAGGCAGTATCAATGAAGCCAATACCCTTCATTTGTATCTTAAGGATGTCCAAATCCCAATTACAAGAAAATGGTTTTAAAGACAATGTTATTGATTCAATATATAAGCTTATCTTAGAGAATGCTGCTAAAGATAGTCATACAGTATATTTTCCTGATTTATATATACCATGTATAATACAG CTAAAGGCATTTTTAAAGAAATGTCACATAGCAAACTATTGTAGAAAAATGAAACAGCTGTTAGATAAAATTGCGGAAAACAGGAAATATATCGAAACAGAACGTAATAAAACCGCaattgatttaaaaaatatgcagGAGATAACGAACTGGGAGAACAAGATAAAAGTGCAAGGTACATCGTTATCGAAATTCTATGAATCTTGGATAAAAATCCACCAATCTCAGAAACTTAAACTACTTACGAAGAACGAAGATATCGCTGAATATAGTTTACCAActatcagaaaattaaagaaaggcatagaagataaagaagaaagCAGCGATGAGAGTGAATTTGATATGAGGATAAAATCCGATGAGAGAAAGTCTGATGAAGATGAGAAACATTCTAGACCAAAAAGGAAAAAGCTGAAAGTTAGCAAAGCCATTAAGGATATTGACCTACCTAAAGAAAATACAGATATCGTGCAAGATATCAATAGTGACGATTGggattaa
- the LOC117159573 gene encoding uncharacterized protein LOC117159573, protein MRRAPFDKHNNTKRNVLSNTYSSYRVVSENSKDAEHQYSVNYGNLQGNNYLQRSVSADNVVIRSRGFKPSDRHDPVKRNFLEHLTSKILHFDMESNGSTPVNLQKLLTPAADSQGIMQSKNRKMFASSYFYAPSHPTVEDQVELARRISHSLSDVKNMKSKGQSMYVNRKKRSVKWIHDGNGVEDAEEPLIPVHREKIPLKCMMNPHGKVLDIHGIQALGEEVNIEPVPKNPEKLFDIVRDLNNQRGRGAEIFAKRRKRSEKWVVDKDQPQIPSTPGMPKMYPGKPEMNGSSKFTTLPPLTSIVPEPAVEKSFYNPFTVDLSLDDTNPPATGRNQYRCNGKECNHQTEVKKIYLREVAVGTDNDFPLDKSRSSIVEKSRRITFEPDTEQRNIYHGRNSVNENTSSIATNRRNHNYSKASLNKSNFSNTQHATNKEMKNYMKEQRITECVKSTISDKGKFVDNRQEIDNEESEYTPVPVKQLIQEFEKTCRPILQYKQFSPKVIPIIRQSPLDNDITRFFETQNSVKYNNEEEHRRITERQRYKELVKLQDHCNNGYVSTDDTEYTTDETDSQMNDYSEEIIYREKSESSSMMNGDQEYSSTYREECSSRRRSVTSEEVENFCNNGDGKFVNTESEVPVEAKSLLLSMIASQEDILETIKHLRSTPVLDNLLHGVSPDCKFTDICSDVGKKLYESDTYTGPKLASVHNLANYNTAPRGWDQSLTYYRPIKFEKPQEIVYSDF, encoded by the exons ATGAGGAGGGCACCGTTCGATAA ACACAATAACACGAAGCGGAACGTTTTGAGCAACACGTACAGTTCGTACAGAGTCGTGTCTGAAAATTCAAAGGATGCAGAGCACCAGTACAGTGTGAATTACGGTAATTTACAAGGAAACAATTACCTGCAACGAAGCGTCTCCGCGGACAATGTTGTAATACGTTCCCGTGGTTTTAAGCCCTCTGATAGGCACGATCCTGTGAAGAGGAACTTTCTCGAGCATCTTACTTCGAAAATACTGCATTTCGATATG GAGAGCAATGGAAGTACACCGGTCAATTTGCAGAAATTACTCACACCCGCCGCAGATTCTCAGGGAATTATGCAATCCAAAAATA GAAAAATGTTTGCGTCTTCGTATTTTTATGCGCCGTCGCATCCGACAGTTGAGGATCAAGTTGAGCTCGCCCGACGAATTTCGCATTCGTTGAGCgatgtaaaaaatatgaaaagtaaAGGTCAATCTATGTATGTGAACAGAAAAAAACGATCGGTCAAATGGATCCACGACGGCAATG GTGTAGAAGACGCAGAAGAGCCTTTGATACCTGTTCATAGA GAGAAAATTCCTCTGAAATGCATGATGAACCCACATGGAAAAGTGTTGGATATACACGGTATTCAAGCTTTGGGAGAGGAAGTGAATATCGAACCAGTACCGAAGAACCCTGAGAAACTCTTTGATATCGTTCGCGATTTAAACAATCAAAGAGGCCGTG GTGCTGAAATATTTGCGAAACGTAGGAAAAGATCTGAAAAATGGGTCGTAGACAAAGATCAACCACAGATACCGAGCACTCCTGGTATGCCGAAAATGTATCCGGGTAAACCG GAGATGAATGGCAGTTCGAAGTTTACAACTCTACCTCCTCTTACATCTATAGTACCTGAGCCAGCCgttgaaaaatcattttataatCCTTTTACCGTGGATTTGTCTTTAGATGATACAAATCCACCTGCAACAG GCCGAAATCAATATCGATGTAACGGTAAAGAGTGCAACCACCAGACCGAAGTGAAAAAGATTTATCTGAGAGAAGTAGCCGTTGGCACTGACAATGACTTCCCTCTTGACAAATCTCGATCGTCGATAGTTGAGAAATCACGTCGAATCACTTTCGAACCTGATACCGAACAACGTAACATCTATCACGGCAGGAATAGCGTTAACGAGAATACATCATCGATCGCTACTAACAGACGCAATCACAATTATAGCAAAGCTTCGCTGAATAAATCTAATTTTTCTAACACGCAGCACGCTACTAACAAAGAGatgaaaaattatatgaaaGAACAACGGATCACAGAGTGTGTGAAGAGCACGATTAGCGACAAGGGCAAGTTCGTGGATAATCGGCAAGAAATCGATAACGAAGAGAGCGAGTACACGCCGGTTCCGGTCAAACAGTTGATACAAGAGTTCGAGAAAACATGTAGACCGATTCTGCAATACAAACAATTCAGTCCGAAGGTTATCCCAATTATACGACAATCTCCTCTCGATAACGATATAACGCGATTTTTTGAGACGCAAAATTCCGTTAAATACAACAACGAGGAAGAACATAGGAG AATAACCGAGCGACAAAGATACAAGGAACTCGTAAAGCTTCAAGACCACTGTAACAATGGTTACGTGTCTACCGATGATACAGAATACACGACCGACGAAACCGACTCCCAGATGAACGATTACAGCGAAGAAATAATCTACCGAGAAAAATCGGAGTCCTCGAGTATGATGAACGGCGATCAAGAATATTCGTCGACGTATCGCGAAGAGTGTTCCAGTCGACGTCGCTCTGTTACTTCCGAGGAAGTAGAAAACTTCTGCAACAACGGTGACGGGAAATTTGTGAATACAGAGTCGGAAGTGCCTGTGGAAGCGAAGTCGTTGTTACTCTCGATGATAGCTTCCCaagaagatattttggaaaCTATTAAGCACTTGCGCAGCACACCTGTTCTCGACAACTTATTGCATGGCGTTTCGCCGGACTGTAAATTCACTGACATCTGTTCGGATGTAG GTAAAAAGCTTTACGAAAGTGATACCTATACAGGACCAAAACTCGCTAGCGTTCACAACTTAGCCAATTATAATACGGCACCTCGAGGCTGGGATCAGTCATTGACATATTACCGGCCGATTAAATTTGAGAAACCGCAAGAAATTGTTTATTCTGATTTTTAG